GGGATTGGCATTGATACTGGGTCCTATGAGCTGGTGGTGAATTGGGATGTCCCCAGCAATCGTGTCAGCCGTTTGGGACTCCTTTCCTACCATCGCCCGCCTGACCTCATAGCTGTCCCTGCTGATTCTGATTGTATCCTCCGGCAGCGGCGTTCCGAAGGTCCTTGCGATCATCAAGATCGTCTCAAATCCCTCCACGGACACATGCTGATCATAACAACCAATCTACCGTTCCAACCTGGCTGGAGATCTTCGGCTGCGAGCGGTTGACCGGAGCGTTGCTGGATCGCCTGACGCATCGGGTGCACATCATCGAAACCAACAGCCTGAGTTACCGCCTGCGTCAGTCCGGACGACGGCTGCCAACCGGTGACGCCCAGCACGATCAAGAGGATTCGTCAGACTCGCAGGAGACTGGTTCTGGCGGTGTGTGAAAGATGGGAATGGAAACAAATCGACACCCGTCTTTGGCGGGGTAAGCAGGTCAGCGGTGTCGCAGTCCTGGTCCGCCAGGCGATTCACTTTCGCTCCGCCCTGCACAACTCTGCTGATGCGGACGCAGTATGGACCCTGGGTATCATCTCAGGACACATTGGGACGGCGATGCGGATCCTGGGGCGCCGCAACTGTGAATCGTTGTTACACACGGAGTCCTATTGCAGAAGTGGCTGCAGGCCAGACAACCGCCACTCCAATGGCTCCATCTGGGGCCAGAACAGAGTGTGCGCCCCGCCCCACTTTGCCGGCATTGCGTCACATTCGGCGTCGTAACCGCACACCCGCGGTGCCGAGCCCGAGAACGCCAAGCAGGACCGCGGCCGGGGCCGGGATCACGTAGGTATCGGGCACGAGGATATATAGGCCTTTGAGGTCCGTGTTGTTGAACTCGTAACGCTCCGCATCTGAAAGTGGCGTTCCAAAGCCCGCATTGTACAGATAGTTCCAGCCGTCGCTGCCTGCCCGGCCGTCCTTCGCATAGATGTTGCCCCACATTGGCCCATTGTACGACTCGAAGCTGAAGGTGAACGTCATTCCAGTCAGATCATCCAGCTTGATGCCGTAGATGTCGCCGGGCATCCCAGGGTTACTTCCGCCTTGGCCGAACGTCGTGGGTCCTTCGAGTTCGAAGAAGCCGGATGCCGTCAGTTCACGGATGCCGGCGTTCTGCGAGGTTTCCAGGATAATATGGCTCAGCGCTCCCTGGGTTCCCCCGATGGTAACCTCATATTCATAGAGCCAGGAAGATGCGTCGATACTGCTGACCTGATACGACACGCTGGCCCCGTTTGTCGACCAAACCCCATTCGCCACAAGACCGCCGCCGGTCGTTGTCAGCTCCCCGCTGGCGAACAGGTCCGCCCGGGCAGCGGTGGGCAGCAGGACGAGGCAGAGCGTAGTCAGAGCCAACAGGCTCGCCCAATGCTTGTCGCTACGTTTCACGTACATCGCCGTTCCTCCTCAAGTATCCGCCAAGGCCCTGCCGGTGTCCTCTCTCACACGTATCTTCCAGCGCAGCCGTGGCCAAGAGAGAAAAGCCGCCTTTGCGAGGTCAAACCCTGGCACGCTCGTTATTATAGGAAGATTGGGGGTCTGCGGCAATATAAATATAGATCACATAGCAAATTTCGAAGATGTTCTCATCCTAATTGCTCATGTGTCAGTCGTTGTTCTTACCGCCCGCAAACACCCCTATGTAAAGTAGGATTTCGCGATTTTCGGCGCCGTGTCATCGCGCTTTGGGGGCAAGCGGCTGGGGCGATCCCGCGAATGAGCCGCACCGTATGACCGAAACATCCGTTTCTCGACCGCGCCAGGGGTGATACCCCCACCGGACAGCAGCGAAGCGAGCGTCCAGCCAGAAACCGCCGAGGAGAAATTCTCCTCAACGAACGATCGTCGGCGTTCACTCGTCTCGACGGGGGAGAGTTCGGACGAGTGCGCCCAGCAAGATGACGAGCCAGAGGCCGCCCAGCAGAATCCCTGCCGAGAGGGTGTGGTCGGGAAAACGTGTGACGATCAGCATCCCCACAAGCGGAGCGCTGCCGAAACCGCAAACCAGCACCACACGAAAGGCCCACACCCCGGGCTTCTTGGGCCCGGTACCGTCGATGCCAGCCGACACACAACCGGTCGTGTGATCCGGATCACTGGAATGGTGCAACTCGCTGTCGTAGTGGTGCAGATCGTATTCGAGGCTTCGGCAGATTCTATGATAGTCTCTGTTCAGGCGGAAATCGGCATCTTCGGTCGGATGTCTGCTATACTTGGCGGCGAAGACAAGGTCGGCCTTTGCCAGCACGGCCTCATCCATATCGATCAGCCATGAGAAATCGGAGGGTGCCTTGTTGAAACCATCAATCGCTGCATCCAACTTCTCACGGGGCACGGCACCACTTTGGAGAAGGATGCGCAGGAACTTGTCTTTGGCGAATGCGTCGCTGCGGGGGGCAACGCCCCTCCTCCTGTGGTCCACCCGCCCGACCACCGCAATCCGCCGTCTCATGCGGCCCTGGACACCGGTTTCTCGTATGACTGCCATTCGCCCCTCACCGTTCACATCCCCCCTCCATACACCGAATAGAGTAGCACAATTGCGGGGGATTGTCAATCGGCGGTGATCGAGATGGATAGCCTTCGTTGGGGGGCGGTTTGGAGCCCGATGGCGGTGATAACGTGTGGGGGCAGCGTCAACCGGCGATGTCCCGAAAGCGATGGACGAGTTCCCGTCCGGCCAACGTGTGCCCCGAGCACTTGTCCCGCCAGATTACTGCTTGCGCGCCCAGGAGGATAGGATCGCGTTGACCCTTGTCTGGATGAGAGCACCCCATAGCAAAGCGAACAGGACAGTGGCAAAAGCACCGACAAGGATGACGCCATACAGGGCAACTCTGTGATTGCTTACAACCGCGCGAAGATGCGCCATGTGGCTCTTTCCGGCCTGCACAAGAACCAGCTCTGCTCTCTTCTGACGCACGGACTCCTGCGCCTCAGCCAGACCCTTCTGTGCGGCTCCATGGCGTCGCCATATCTCCTCTACCCTCGCTCGGCCCATCTCCGACCAGCGGGTGTCCGGGCCCCAGAGATTGCCCTGCTCCGATCCACTCGAAAACACTTGCTCGGCTCGCGCAATATCGAGCACCTCTGCGTCCAAGCCAGCGAGGTGATCCTTGTCGCCAGCGATTTGTTGTTCGAGCGATTCGATTTCGGCTTCAAGACCCGCAAGGCGACCGTCCAGGAGAATCTCCCTGGACTCCAACCAGAAACTGGAGTTGAGGATCGCACTGGGCATAAGGATCAGAAGGACCAGGGAAATGAAAAACATGACTTTGTAGAAGTTCGGAATGCCCTGGAGGCTCAAGCAACCTTGCAGTTCATGACCTGCCATCTTCTTTTCTTCCTTTCTGCGAGAAACCGTGGTCGTCCAACGCTTGGATTCAGAAGGTTTCAGGCTGCGTGTTGCACCTGTACACCATACTGGAACGGGTCAGTCCATCGTATCTGCCATAACCATATGCAGGTCCCTGATGTCGTTCCGGAAAAGATGGTCGCACCCGAAACACTTGGCAAAGAGTATGCCGATGCTGTCCGTGTCGTCCTTGCATTCGGACGGTTCCGCAACAACCTCAAAGGCTGAAGCACCGCAATTTGGACATGTGAAATCGGTTGACGCTTCCGGCAGTGGCGATCGGCTCTGCATGTTGCACCTCACAAAGACCCAACAGAATGACAATTGAACTTCCACCCGTTGTTCTTATCGGTGAACTGCAAGACCTCCTTCAGTTATTCGTCAGGCAAACCGCAAGCCTCTCTTCGCTTCGGCTCGTCTCCGTCACTACTCACAGACCGTTTTCGGACGTGTCAGCCACCCTCTGGCGGGCCCGCTGCAACACCTGGGCATTGTGCACAGCGATCTCCTCTGGGAGGATCTGCCGCAATATTGCCAACGCCTCGGCATCCCGGCCAAGCATTCCCAGACTCGTCGCCATGTTGGCCTGGTACTTGGAGCGGCCCGGAGCCGACGCCGTAGCGCGCGTGAAGAACTCCAGTGACGTCCTATAATCACGACGAATCAGATGGCACATGCCCAGGTTGTTCAAGAGGACCGCGTCATTGGGCCAAGCTCGCACAGCTTCGGACAGCACATCCGCCGCCTCCGTGATCCGCCCCTGACGGATGTACAGTTCTGCAAGGCCGTTGTAGCATGGGACAAAATCCGGATGCTGGCGGATGCAAGTGGAAAGGACGAACTCACAGTCCTTGTCTTTGCCCTGGGCCGCCAGGATGTCCGCCAGAGCCAGAAGGGTCCTGGGGGTCGGAGCCGGTTCCGTCTGTGATTCGGCCGCAGATACAGATCTGCTGAAACGAGGGCTGTCCCCTTGGGCCGGCTGCACGGATTCAGCACACCCGGCCATTGTCATGACCAGGACCACGAGACCGATAACCAGAGCCGCACCGGGCGCCACGGGCAGGGATTTCTTC
This genomic window from Anaerobaca lacustris contains:
- a CDS encoding tetratricopeptide repeat protein is translated as MTTQKKSLPVAPGAALVIGLVVLVMTMAGCAESVQPAQGDSPRFSRSVSAAESQTEPAPTPRTLLALADILAAQGKDKDCEFVLSTCIRQHPDFVPCYNGLAELYIRQGRITEAADVLSEAVRAWPNDAVLLNNLGMCHLIRRDYRTSLEFFTRATASAPGRSKYQANMATSLGMLGRDAEALAILRQILPEEIAVHNAQVLQRARQRVADTSENGL